One Aulosira sp. FACHB-615 DNA segment encodes these proteins:
- a CDS encoding DUF2808 domain-containing protein translates to MKALIFGSLSALILTTASTAIATPTKSQQLDSASSSQIAYTVNVPSITNSGVRNDTHFIKVAVLGMSVQDLMISLPNQMERFTNVRVVDDSGKEIAAKTEITKERLSITFDQPIASGKSVEVQLTGVQTKILDGRILLYGVTAKRTGLQGEIPVGTARIDLPYKNAN, encoded by the coding sequence ATGAAAGCTTTAATATTTGGTAGTTTGTCTGCTTTAATACTCACAACAGCTTCTACGGCTATAGCTACCCCAACCAAATCTCAACAGCTAGATTCTGCATCATCGTCTCAAATTGCCTATACAGTTAATGTTCCGAGTATTACCAACTCTGGAGTGAGAAATGATACACATTTCATTAAAGTTGCGGTACTGGGAATGTCTGTACAAGACTTAATGATTTCTCTACCCAACCAAATGGAACGTTTTACTAATGTTCGGGTGGTAGATGATTCGGGTAAAGAGATTGCAGCAAAAACAGAAATCACAAAAGAGCGTTTGTCAATTACTTTTGATCAACCAATAGCTTCTGGTAAGTCTGTAGAAGTGCAGTTGACAGGTGTACAAACAAAAATTTTAGATGGAAGAATATTACTCTATGGAGTCACCGCTAAACGAACTGGCTTACAAGGGGAAATTCCTGTAGGTACAGCGAGAATTGACCTGCCTTACAAAAATGCTAATTAA
- a CDS encoding serine/threonine-protein kinase, which yields MSYCLNPRCSKPENPTDVKFCTTCGSKLLLKERYRAIRPIGQGGFGRTFLAVDEDKPSKPRCVIKQFYPQAQGTNTVKKAVELFNQEAVQLDELGKHPQIPELLAYFTQDDRQYLVQEFINGLNLAQELAQNGTFSETQIYQLLHDLLLVLQFCHARQVIHRDIKPENIILRESDRKLVLVDFGAAKSATGTALNHTGTSIGSPEYVAPEQIRGRAIFGSDIYSLGATCINLLTGRSPFDSYDANSDTWAWQQYLSTPVSPHLSLILNKMLESIPARRYQTVDEILQDLNTQSPPNNQPHTPIKSQVQSSSQTLPPQVVSKTPSQIDLELEELKTQFIGGKSQPNQVQPKNTTSPPTNNSKIDQELEELKAKYLGNNNSPNP from the coding sequence ATGAGCTACTGCCTTAATCCTCGGTGTTCCAAACCAGAAAATCCGACTGATGTGAAGTTCTGTACGACTTGTGGTTCTAAGCTTCTCCTTAAAGAACGCTATCGTGCCATTCGTCCAATAGGACAAGGTGGTTTTGGCAGAACCTTTTTGGCTGTCGATGAAGATAAACCCTCAAAACCGCGCTGTGTGATTAAGCAATTTTATCCGCAAGCCCAAGGTACAAATACAGTCAAAAAAGCGGTGGAGTTATTTAACCAAGAAGCGGTGCAGTTGGATGAATTAGGTAAACATCCACAAATTCCAGAACTTTTGGCATATTTTACCCAAGATGATCGGCAGTATTTGGTACAAGAATTTATCAATGGGTTAAATTTAGCGCAGGAGTTAGCCCAAAATGGGACTTTTAGCGAAACGCAGATTTATCAACTATTACATGATTTATTATTGGTGTTGCAGTTTTGTCATGCTAGACAAGTAATTCACCGTGATATTAAACCGGAAAATATTATTTTACGTGAGAGCGATCGCAAACTAGTTTTAGTGGATTTTGGCGCAGCTAAATCGGCAACTGGTACAGCTTTAAATCACACTGGTACAAGTATTGGTAGTCCAGAATATGTAGCACCAGAACAAATTAGAGGTCGAGCAATTTTTGGCAGTGATATTTATAGTTTGGGGGCTACTTGTATTAACTTATTAACTGGGCGATCGCCTTTTGATTCTTATGATGCTAATAGTGATACTTGGGCTTGGCAACAATATTTATCTACTCCTGTGAGTCCACATTTAAGTCTCATTCTCAATAAAATGCTAGAAAGCATTCCCGCTAGACGTTATCAAACAGTAGATGAAATTCTCCAGGACTTAAATACCCAGTCTCCGCCTAATAATCAACCACATACACCTATAAAATCCCAGGTTCAGTCGTCATCACAAACTTTACCACCGCAAGTTGTGAGCAAAACACCAAGCCAAATTGATTTAGAATTAGAAGAATTAAAAACTCAATTTATAGGTGGCAAATCTCAACCAAATCAAGTACAGCCAAAAAATACCACATCGCCACCTACAAATAACAGCAAAATAGATCAAGAATTAGAAGAATTAAAAGCTAAATATTTAGGTAACAATAACTCACCAAATCCCTAA
- a CDS encoding AI-2E family transporter: protein MLANLSLSRWTVWCFVIPVLFLNLWLLQIISQQLQPIPSILLVAGLLAFLLNFPISYLEKRGVGRIWSVLLVLIFAVTAFLVLGFGVAPIVYQQLIEFGDRLPALIDQGQQQLQEIHINIPLAHLSFDASNLTTEVIDKFTQNLESLPSQIVDFLFGIFDSTLNLLITIVLTILLIFNGSSLLNALFKLFPQPWNVQLPSLIQQSFQNYFAGQATLAMIEGTALIVLFLVFQIPFGLLFGLVIGIASFIPFGGTVTVSLILPILAIQNIWLAVKLLVIVVLVGQINETIVAPRLMGQMTGVNPAVIFISLLCGAKLGGVLGILLAVPLTSLLKRFAEPLFNTDKLGNTTP, encoded by the coding sequence ATGTTAGCAAATTTGAGTCTTTCGCGTTGGACAGTTTGGTGTTTTGTGATTCCGGTGCTGTTTCTCAATCTTTGGTTATTGCAAATTATCTCACAGCAATTACAACCTATTCCCAGCATTTTATTAGTCGCTGGTTTACTAGCTTTTCTCTTAAATTTTCCGATTAGTTATCTCGAAAAACGGGGTGTGGGAAGGATTTGGTCGGTATTGTTGGTTCTCATATTTGCAGTCACAGCTTTTTTAGTTCTGGGTTTTGGTGTCGCACCGATTGTATATCAACAATTAATTGAATTTGGCGATCGCCTACCAGCATTAATTGACCAAGGACAACAGCAACTCCAAGAAATTCACATCAATATACCCCTAGCACACTTATCTTTTGATGCTTCCAACCTCACTACAGAAGTTATCGATAAATTTACCCAAAATCTAGAATCTTTGCCCAGTCAAATTGTAGATTTTCTCTTTGGTATCTTTGATAGTACGCTGAATTTACTGATTACAATCGTCCTCACCATACTCTTAATTTTCAACGGTTCTAGTTTGTTGAATGCGCTGTTTAAACTATTCCCCCAACCCTGGAATGTTCAATTACCATCTCTGATTCAGCAGAGTTTCCAAAACTACTTTGCTGGACAAGCAACTTTAGCAATGATTGAAGGTACTGCACTCATAGTTTTATTTTTGGTGTTTCAAATTCCTTTCGGACTATTATTTGGTTTGGTGATTGGGATAGCCAGTTTTATCCCTTTTGGTGGAACTGTGACAGTATCCTTGATTCTTCCCATACTTGCTATCCAAAATATTTGGTTAGCAGTGAAGTTATTAGTAATAGTGGTGTTGGTGGGACAGATTAACGAAACTATTGTTGCACCTCGTCTAATGGGTCAAATGACTGGCGTAAATCCTGCTGTTATTTTTATTTCTCTGCTGTGTGGTGCAAAATTAGGTGGGGTGTTAGGAATTCTGCTGGCTGTACCCCTAACCAGTTTGTTGAAAAGATTTGCAGAACCCTTGTTTAACACTGATAAACTAGGCAATACTACACCATAA
- a CDS encoding TMEM175 family protein, with the protein MKELIEQDQIIQSTQNSSESILSLARLSDSIFAFAMALMVIAFDLPEDAKGMTDGDINGFLWSQLKPLGTYTITFVLVATYWISHSRQLKYLRRTDENHLWISVGYLMVLFLVPLSNDLVITFPDNFLVKVWFSLNIAVIGFVSWLSWSYATGDRKLVDSDLDDATIRSIKIKALIEPICALISIGVAYLNQELWDYFWVLLFFIYSPLEKYLNKSDDLL; encoded by the coding sequence ATGAAGGAATTAATAGAGCAAGATCAGATTATTCAAAGCACTCAAAATAGTTCCGAAAGTATTTTATCTTTGGCACGCTTAAGTGATTCTATTTTTGCTTTTGCAATGGCTTTAATGGTAATTGCATTTGACTTACCAGAAGATGCTAAAGGCATGACTGATGGTGATATCAATGGGTTTTTGTGGAGTCAGTTAAAACCTTTAGGAACATACACTATCACCTTTGTTTTAGTCGCAACTTATTGGATTTCCCACTCCCGACAATTAAAGTATTTGCGGAGAACTGATGAAAACCATTTGTGGATTTCTGTAGGGTATTTAATGGTCTTGTTTTTAGTGCCTTTATCTAATGATTTAGTTATAACCTTTCCAGATAATTTTCTGGTCAAAGTTTGGTTTAGTTTAAATATCGCTGTCATTGGGTTTGTTTCTTGGCTAAGTTGGTCTTATGCGACAGGCGATCGCAAATTAGTAGATAGCGATTTAGATGATGCAACAATTCGCTCAATCAAAATCAAAGCCTTAATTGAACCGATATGTGCATTGATTTCCATTGGGGTGGCATATCTTAACCAAGAGTTATGGGACTATTTTTGGGTGTTGCTGTTTTTTATCTATTCTCCGTTGGAAAAATATTTAAATAAATCGGATGATTTGTTGTGA
- a CDS encoding cytochrome P450, translating into MSKNLQTLPHPNPVTALEEYSRDHLGFMQRCTQEYEGIVPLKFDDQWFCLLTNPDYITEVLKDRLLFVKTKDLQLIHEVLGNGLLVSEGDFWLRQRRLAQPVFHQQQINSYGAVMVDYAEQMLKTWQDGEVKDIQAAMMRLTLDIVMKTLFDQNLQDTAAGSVGNALDETMNWFEYQTAKDIMSALSEIGDIKQNTQEMSAEEMERRYQEAIALFDETIYAIIKQRRASGTTGKDLLGMLMQVEDADDGSRMTDKQLRDEAVTLILAGHETTANALSWTFMQLAQNPDVREKLSAELKTVLNGRTPTLADLPQLTYTNWVIKESMRLYPPVTEISREATQDCEIGGYFIPKGTNLIVSQWAMHRDGRYFSEPELFQPERWANDMEKQLPRGVYFPFGDGPRVCIGKSFALMEAVLLLATIAQKFQLDLVSDQNIELQISITLRARHGIQFLLKAAA; encoded by the coding sequence ATGAGCAAAAATTTACAGACCCTACCCCATCCCAATCCTGTAACCGCATTAGAAGAATACAGCCGCGATCATCTGGGATTTATGCAACGCTGTACCCAAGAATATGAAGGTATCGTTCCTCTGAAATTTGATGATCAATGGTTTTGTCTGTTAACCAATCCCGACTATATTACTGAAGTGTTAAAAGACAGACTCTTGTTTGTGAAAACAAAAGACCTGCAACTAATACATGAAGTGCTAGGTAATGGCTTGTTAGTCAGTGAAGGTGATTTTTGGTTGCGACAACGACGACTAGCCCAACCCGTCTTCCACCAACAGCAGATTAACAGTTATGGTGCGGTGATGGTGGATTATGCCGAGCAAATGTTAAAAACTTGGCAAGATGGGGAGGTGAAGGATATACAAGCAGCCATGATGCGCCTCACCCTCGACATCGTGATGAAAACCCTGTTTGATCAGAATTTACAGGATACAGCCGCAGGTAGTGTTGGTAATGCGCTGGATGAAACAATGAACTGGTTTGAATATCAAACAGCCAAAGATATCATGTCTGCGCTGTCGGAAATTGGGGACATAAAACAAAATACCCAAGAAATGAGTGCTGAGGAGATGGAGAGACGTTACCAAGAAGCGATCGCCTTATTTGATGAAACAATCTATGCCATCATTAAACAGCGTCGCGCCAGTGGGACAACAGGCAAAGATTTATTGGGAATGCTGATGCAAGTCGAAGATGCGGATGATGGTAGCCGCATGACTGATAAACAATTGCGAGACGAAGCCGTAACATTAATTTTGGCAGGACACGAAACCACCGCTAACGCCCTTTCTTGGACATTCATGCAATTGGCGCAAAATCCCGATGTCCGCGAAAAACTCAGCGCAGAACTGAAAACAGTGTTAAACGGACGCACACCCACCCTAGCTGATTTACCCCAGTTAACTTATACCAATTGGGTGATTAAAGAATCCATGCGGCTGTATCCCCCTGTAACCGAAATTTCACGGGAAGCAACCCAAGATTGTGAAATTGGTGGTTATTTTATTCCCAAAGGAACAAACTTAATCGTTAGTCAATGGGCTATGCACCGAGATGGGCGTTATTTTTCCGAACCAGAATTGTTTCAGCCAGAACGCTGGGCTAATGATATGGAAAAACAATTACCTCGTGGTGTGTATTTCCCCTTCGGTGATGGGCCGCGTGTTTGTATTGGTAAGAGTTTCGCCCTGATGGAAGCTGTTTTATTACTAGCAACGATCGCCCAAAAATTCCAACTGGATCTCGTTAGCGATCAAAACATTGAACTTCAGATATCTATTACCCTCCGCGCCAGACACGGTATTCAATTTCTCTTGAAAGCAGCTGCATAG
- a CDS encoding TetR/AcrR family transcriptional regulator: MTQSPSKPVGMRRQPRQARSQERVNRIIDVAEKLFITQGYDATTTNAIASQAQIPIGSLYQFFPDKTAIVQALALRYSKLLHQRLAILNHPEWAELPLSTLVDHLIDISEKFFWEYPGYYEIFMQVQGVIPEVQAIEDAADTELMGDLASLLAQREAGLDQTDYEAIAFVLVKAIGNLMWLSLTQEKPFRQRLIAEMKRFTLSYLQNYLE; this comes from the coding sequence ATGACTCAAAGCCCCTCAAAGCCAGTGGGAATGCGCCGCCAACCCCGACAAGCCCGCAGTCAGGAGCGAGTCAACCGGATTATAGATGTGGCAGAAAAACTGTTTATTACCCAGGGATATGATGCGACTACGACCAATGCGATCGCCTCTCAAGCTCAAATACCCATCGGTTCACTCTATCAGTTTTTCCCTGATAAAACCGCCATTGTGCAAGCTTTAGCCCTGCGCTACAGCAAACTTTTACATCAAAGATTGGCAATACTCAATCATCCTGAATGGGCAGAATTACCCTTATCTACCCTGGTTGACCATTTGATTGATATCAGTGAAAAATTTTTCTGGGAGTATCCCGGCTACTATGAGATTTTCATGCAAGTCCAAGGTGTGATACCGGAAGTGCAAGCCATTGAAGATGCGGCTGATACGGAACTCATGGGAGATTTGGCTAGTTTACTTGCACAACGGGAAGCAGGGTTAGATCAGACTGATTATGAAGCGATCGCCTTTGTCTTGGTAAAAGCGATCGGTAATTTAATGTGGCTTTCCCTCACTCAAGAAAAACCTTTTCGACAACGGCTGATAGCAGAAATGAAGCGATTCACCCTCAGTTACTTGCAAAACTACTTAGAGTAG
- a CDS encoding PAP/fibrillin family protein, whose product MTNQLLSKEKLHASLQNIQINSDGSPITNLQLDKTTAAEIEQLTTELESVNPYPHPLVSAISLLDGAWQLQYSTAREIRSLASLPLGLKVGRVYQVIDVGNKRFFNLAQVKHALGLVSGYVRVTANFEPVADKRINVYFDKRYLSVEKIIGINTPQLNPFKVIPANNPAGRVATLDITYLDETLRIGRGGDGSLFILTKSRDVRLIIETPLQTSPRSGERL is encoded by the coding sequence TTGACTAATCAACTCTTATCAAAAGAAAAATTGCACGCCTCACTTCAGAACATCCAAATCAACAGTGATGGCTCTCCCATAACCAATTTGCAGCTAGACAAAACTACAGCCGCAGAAATTGAACAATTAACCACAGAACTAGAAAGCGTTAATCCTTACCCTCATCCGCTTGTATCTGCGATTTCCTTGCTAGATGGTGCTTGGCAATTGCAATACTCCACCGCCAGAGAAATCCGTTCTTTAGCTTCCTTGCCATTAGGATTAAAGGTAGGTAGAGTTTATCAAGTGATTGATGTTGGCAATAAAAGATTTTTCAATTTAGCTCAAGTGAAACATGCTCTGGGGCTAGTATCAGGATATGTAAGAGTCACCGCTAATTTCGAGCCTGTAGCCGACAAACGCATCAACGTCTATTTTGACAAACGCTACCTATCAGTTGAGAAGATTATTGGGATTAATACTCCGCAACTCAATCCATTTAAGGTGATTCCGGCTAACAATCCTGCTGGTAGAGTCGCCACCCTTGACATTACTTACCTGGATGAAACCTTAAGAATTGGACGTGGCGGTGATGGTAGTTTGTTTATTCTGACTAAATCACGCGATGTGCGACTTATTATTGAAACCCCTCTCCAAACCTCTCCCCGAAGCGGAGAGAGGCTTTGA
- the pyrR gene encoding bifunctional pyr operon transcriptional regulator/uracil phosphoribosyltransferase PyrR, whose translation MCAKVVEILSSEDLRRTLTRLASQIVERSRDLSQLVLLGIYTRGVPLAELLARQIETLEGVSVPVGALDITFYRDDLDKIGLRTPAKTNIPFDLTGKTVVLVDDVIFKGRTIRAALNAVTEYGRPEIIRLAVLVDRGHREVPIHADFVGKQLPTAKEEVVKVYLQDLDGRDAVELIGD comes from the coding sequence ATGTGTGCAAAAGTAGTTGAAATTCTCTCATCAGAAGATTTACGGCGTACCTTAACTCGCTTGGCTTCCCAAATTGTCGAGCGATCGCGCGATTTATCACAATTGGTACTTCTGGGTATTTATACTAGAGGCGTACCCTTAGCAGAACTATTAGCACGTCAAATTGAAACCCTAGAAGGTGTAAGCGTACCTGTAGGAGCCTTAGATATTACTTTTTATCGAGATGACCTTGACAAAATTGGCTTACGGACTCCTGCTAAAACCAACATTCCCTTTGACTTGACTGGAAAAACCGTCGTCTTGGTAGATGATGTCATTTTCAAAGGTAGAACCATTCGCGCTGCTTTAAACGCTGTGACTGAATATGGTAGACCAGAAATTATTCGTTTAGCAGTGTTAGTAGACAGGGGTCATCGAGAAGTACCAATTCACGCAGATTTTGTTGGTAAACAATTACCCACCGCTAAAGAAGAAGTCGTCAAAGTTTATTTACAAGATTTAGATGGGCGAGATGCAGTGGAGTTAATTGGAGATTAA
- the cbiB gene encoding adenosylcobinamide-phosphate synthase CbiB, with translation MTLIIAAILDFLIGDPWGWPHPVQVMGWIISRFTKFALSICQNSITQRIAGIFLAMIVIIGSGGIGWLIIQVAQWLHPILAIVIESIILASCFALRSLRTAATDVLQPLIAGNLSEARQALSNYVGRDTQNLSEAEILRAVLETVTENATDGVMAPLFYAAVGACLPNLGAVPLALAYKASSTLDSMVGYKEAPYTYIGWFSARLEDYLTWLPCRLTVITLALLSGKLLHVWRICRRDAVLDPSPNSGWSECAYAAILGVQMGGINWYRGVAKEKPLLGDAIYPITPTSINQALQLTRYSFLLWLGIAIAILFLLPNR, from the coding sequence ATGACATTAATCATCGCCGCAATTTTAGATTTCTTAATAGGTGATCCTTGGGGTTGGCCGCATCCAGTCCAAGTTATGGGATGGATAATTTCTCGCTTCACAAAATTTGCATTATCGATATGTCAAAATTCCATAACACAAAGAATCGCGGGAATTTTCCTGGCGATGATTGTAATTATTGGTAGTGGTGGCATCGGTTGGTTAATCATTCAAGTTGCCCAATGGTTACATCCAATATTGGCCATAGTTATAGAAAGTATTATTTTGGCTAGTTGTTTTGCCTTGAGAAGTTTACGAACCGCCGCCACTGATGTTTTACAACCTTTAATTGCGGGTAATTTATCCGAGGCGCGTCAAGCTTTAAGTAATTATGTTGGTCGAGATACCCAAAACCTTTCAGAAGCAGAAATTTTGCGGGCTGTGTTAGAAACAGTCACCGAAAATGCCACCGATGGAGTTATGGCTCCATTGTTTTATGCTGCTGTTGGTGCTTGCTTGCCAAATTTAGGTGCAGTTCCTTTGGCTTTGGCCTATAAAGCCAGCAGTACCTTAGATTCAATGGTGGGTTATAAAGAAGCGCCTTACACTTATATAGGTTGGTTTAGCGCCCGGTTGGAAGATTATTTAACTTGGCTACCTTGTCGTTTAACTGTAATTACCTTGGCACTGTTATCGGGTAAGCTGTTGCATGTTTGGCGGATATGTCGCAGAGATGCCGTTTTAGATCCCAGTCCCAATTCTGGTTGGAGTGAATGTGCTTATGCGGCAATTTTGGGCGTGCAGATGGGTGGCATAAATTGGTATCGGGGTGTGGCAAAAGAAAAACCCTTGTTAGGCGATGCCATTTACCCAATTACGCCGACTAGCATTAATCAAGCTTTGCAACTAACGCGCTACAGCTTTTTATTGTGGTTAGGAATAGCGATCGCTATACTATTCTTGCTGCCAAACAGGTAA
- a CDS encoding RrF2 family transcriptional regulator, with protein sequence MKLTTKGHYSVKALLDLSLQPDYGPVSVRAIAQRQDIPAPYLEKLLIEMRRSGLVKSIRGSIGGYQLAREPKEISIGQILEAVGETITHIPDRHPTPIQAEDWVTYTLWQRLNQKLKEALYSITLADLYYDARSWQASLGEEASFVV encoded by the coding sequence ATGAAACTAACTACCAAAGGACATTACAGTGTCAAAGCATTGCTAGATTTAAGCTTACAGCCAGATTATGGGCCAGTATCTGTCAGAGCGATCGCTCAACGTCAAGACATTCCAGCACCATACCTGGAAAAATTACTAATAGAAATGCGCCGTTCGGGGTTAGTCAAATCAATTCGGGGCAGCATTGGTGGCTACCAACTAGCAAGAGAACCCAAAGAAATCTCTATCGGACAAATATTAGAAGCCGTCGGTGAAACTATTACCCATATTCCTGATCGCCACCCAACACCAATACAAGCAGAAGATTGGGTAACATACACTCTTTGGCAAAGACTCAACCAAAAACTTAAAGAAGCTTTATACAGTATTACCCTAGCTGATCTCTATTACGATGCCCGCAGTTGGCAAGCATCTTTAGGAGAAGAAGCAAGTTTTGTGGTTTAG
- a CDS encoding AbrB family transcriptional regulator yields the protein MPKQKKIEPLVGEDLLKKVKELENLSKEEKAKECGYYTVTKNGIERVNMMKFLNALIDAEGIQLDSAPNANGRGGRSASYRISVQSNGNLLIGSAYTKQMNLKPGDEFLITLGKKHIRLRQVDPEDREGIEEIEASA from the coding sequence ATGCCTAAACAGAAAAAAATTGAACCCCTAGTTGGGGAGGATCTGCTCAAAAAAGTCAAAGAGCTAGAGAACCTTAGCAAAGAAGAAAAAGCTAAGGAGTGCGGCTACTATACCGTGACCAAAAATGGTATAGAGCGTGTCAATATGATGAAATTTTTGAATGCTCTCATTGATGCTGAAGGCATTCAGTTAGATAGTGCGCCGAATGCAAATGGACGCGGTGGACGCAGTGCCAGCTATCGGATTAGTGTGCAATCTAACGGTAACTTACTGATTGGTTCTGCTTACACAAAACAGATGAATCTCAAGCCCGGTGACGAGTTTCTGATCACTTTAGGTAAGAAACACATTCGCCTGCGCCAAGTAGATCCAGAAGACAGAGAAGGTATTGAGGAAATCGAAGCCTCAGCATAA
- a CDS encoding chloride channel protein: MTLLPPTNVRKVTEQPAFPTPSHRLTHLLNRFQPTPETVVLFLAILIGGGTGMGVVTFHYLIELIHHLMLEDLMSVIGAWGGWTLACVPILGGLVVGLMRWHTQDFGPSLSTLIAASQGTAVQRPLRPVTKMIAASVSLGSGASLGPEGPSVEIGANFGMLLSLILQVSQERQRLLLSAGAAAGLAAGFNAPIAGVFFALEVVMGATSFATSAVSVVLLAAVVAALIAQIGLGAQPAFTLPAYQVRSPFELPLYLGLGLGASLISLSYTELIRLAKACFAGTIPGLEFFQRIPKSIHPIIGGVILGLVALQFPQILGIGYGTVQAMLQDVEFSLNLLLALLVVKLFMTAISAGSGFVGGLFAPAMFLGASFGSAYAKILCLIVPGIDAYMAAPPAYAMVGMAAVLAASVRAPLTAIIMLFELTRDYRIVLPLMAAVGLSVWLIDQIKPNVNSNSKLQQFGLADLKDEQAEIVQEILVEDAVLSCPKKLPATLGLLEAAMEMTRDRTRSALVINEAQQLVGIISLEDINRALTRWQNYQNSATENTGELSNQTLMDICTTEILYAWRDEPLSEALDRMALRGLHQLPVVARDNQERILGLLEKEQIALTCNLAVTRKTLHQYIFSQKSMVNDQ; encoded by the coding sequence ATGACTCTCTTGCCTCCCACCAACGTCAGGAAGGTAACGGAACAACCTGCATTTCCTACACCTTCTCACCGCTTAACACATCTCCTAAACCGTTTTCAACCCACACCGGAAACAGTTGTGCTGTTTTTAGCCATATTAATTGGTGGTGGTACTGGCATGGGTGTAGTGACCTTCCACTATTTAATTGAGCTAATTCACCATCTGATGCTAGAAGACTTGATGAGTGTCATTGGTGCTTGGGGTGGCTGGACTTTAGCCTGTGTCCCCATTCTGGGTGGATTAGTTGTCGGATTAATGCGCTGGCACACCCAAGATTTTGGCCCTAGTTTGTCAACTTTAATCGCCGCCTCCCAAGGCACAGCAGTTCAGCGTCCCTTGAGGCCTGTCACCAAAATGATTGCCGCATCTGTTTCTTTGGGAAGTGGGGCTTCTTTGGGGCCAGAAGGGCCGAGTGTGGAAATTGGCGCTAACTTTGGGATGTTGTTGTCTCTGATTCTTCAAGTCTCCCAAGAACGTCAGCGTTTGTTGTTAAGTGCTGGTGCAGCAGCAGGTTTAGCCGCCGGATTTAATGCACCGATCGCTGGGGTATTTTTTGCCTTAGAAGTAGTTATGGGGGCGACATCTTTTGCCACTTCGGCGGTGAGTGTGGTGTTACTCGCGGCGGTTGTGGCGGCGTTAATTGCCCAAATTGGCTTAGGGGCGCAACCTGCCTTTACTTTACCTGCATACCAAGTCCGTAGCCCGTTTGAATTACCTTTGTACCTCGGCTTGGGTTTGGGCGCGAGTTTAATTTCTTTGTCTTATACCGAGTTAATTCGGTTAGCTAAAGCCTGCTTTGCTGGCACAATTCCTGGCTTGGAATTTTTTCAACGTATCCCCAAATCAATTCACCCAATTATCGGCGGGGTAATTTTAGGCCTAGTGGCTTTGCAATTTCCCCAAATTTTAGGCATTGGTTATGGCACTGTCCAAGCCATGCTGCAAGATGTGGAATTTTCCTTAAATCTGTTGCTGGCTTTGCTGGTAGTGAAATTATTCATGACAGCCATTAGTGCGGGGAGTGGTTTTGTGGGTGGTTTATTTGCCCCAGCCATGTTTTTAGGCGCTTCCTTTGGCTCGGCTTATGCGAAAATTCTATGTCTCATTGTCCCAGGAATTGACGCATACATGGCTGCACCCCCAGCTTATGCAATGGTGGGGATGGCGGCTGTGTTGGCGGCTAGTGTGAGAGCGCCATTAACTGCGATTATTATGCTGTTTGAATTAACTCGTGATTACCGCATTGTTTTACCGTTAATGGCGGCGGTGGGTTTAAGTGTGTGGTTGATAGATCAAATTAAACCAAATGTTAACTCTAACTCAAAGCTGCAACAATTTGGTTTAGCCGATTTAAAAGATGAGCAAGCAGAAATTGTGCAGGAAATTTTAGTGGAAGATGCTGTACTTTCCTGTCCAAAAAAATTACCTGCAACTTTAGGATTGTTAGAAGCCGCGATGGAAATGACCCGCGATCGCACACGCAGTGCTTTAGTAATTAATGAAGCCCAGCAATTAGTCGGGATTATTTCTTTAGAAGATATTAATCGCGCTCTGACTCGCTGGCAAAATTACCAAAACTCTGCCACAGAAAATACTGGTGAATTATCCAATCAAACTCTCATGGATATTTGCACCACGGAAATTCTCTATGCTTGGCGGGATGAACCTTTATCTGAAGCTTTAGATCGAATGGCTTTGCGTGGTTTGCATCAGTTACCAGTGGTAGCTAGAGACAACCAAGAGCGGATTTTGGGTTTATTAGAAAAAGAGCAAATTGCCTTAACCTGCAATTTAGCCGTCACCCGCAAAACACTCCACCAATATATTTTTAGTCAAAAGTCAATGGTCAATGATCAATAG